In Mercurialis annua linkage group LG6, ddMerAnnu1.2, whole genome shotgun sequence, the following are encoded in one genomic region:
- the LOC126688283 gene encoding zinc finger protein CONSTANS-LIKE 6: MITDRKTANVLSGKTARACDGCSRKRARWFCAADDAFLCQSCDLSVHSANLLASRHERVRLQTASFKITGSDNEPAWHQGFTRKARTPRGNGHKSFSAHQQLMKNEEKIMNNPVLPLVPEIEEDGNNTSANDDDDDGDDDDQLLYRVPVFDPFSAELCSDDMVASGEGTGIGMGNEEENIVFDDLDNLPVFLSSDMDLADFAADVENLLGLDDEDSPDYTKDLGFLDCKEEDEADDQKFFFNDQEKVTVKIKDEQQVEAIMSTDCDHLNGAFDMERDSLDWSFDYESPVMTTTDEAEEEKRIMTVAVNSEERKEMRRSSSLLRLNYEGVIDAWASQGSPWTSGSRPQVNPDDCWPHCLGTCTKDGHHYHPNGGMGGHTGGGNNRAREERVLRYKEKRRNRLFSKKIRYEVRKLNAEKRPRMKGRFVKRTSFMANVFPYINK, translated from the exons ATGATCACTGATCGGAAAACAGCGAACGTCCTGTCGGGCAAGACCGCTCGAGCCTGCGATGGCTGTTCGAGGAAACGAGCTCGGTGGTTTTGTGCTGCTGATGATGCTTTTCTTTGCCAATCCTGCGATCTTTCGGTTCATTCTGCGAACCTGTTAGCAAGCAGACACGAAAGGGTTCGGCTACAGACCGCTTCTTTTAAGATTACTGGTTCGGACAATGAACCTGCGTGGCATCAAGGGTTCACTAGAAAGGCAAGAACTCCGAGGGGTAACGGTCATAAATCTTTTTCAGCACATCAGCAACTTATGAAGAATGAAGAGAAAATTATGAATAATCCAGTACTCCCTCTTGTTCCTgaaattgaagaagatggtaatAATACGTCTGCGAACGATGATGATGACgatggtgatgatgatgatcaaTTGCTTTATCGGGTTCCGGTGTTTGATCCTTTTTCTGCAGAGCTATGTTCTGATGATATGGTTGCTTCTGGTGAAGGAACCGGAATCGGAATGGGAAACGAAGAGGAGAATATTGTTTTTGATGATTTGGATAATTTACCAGTGTTTTTATCTTCAGACATGGATCTTGCTGATTTTGCTGCAGATGTTGAGAATTTACTTGGACTAGACGATGAGGATTCTCCTGATTATACTAAAGATTTGGGTTTCTTGGATTGcaaggaagaagatgaagctGATGATCAGAAGTTCTTTTTTAACGATCAGGAAAAAGTAACGGTGAAGATTAAAGATGAGCAACAAGTTGAAGCAATTATGAGTACTGATTGTGATCATTTAAATGGAGCTTTTGATATGGAGAGAGACTCATTGGATTGGAGTTTCGATTACGAGTCGCCGGTTATGACAACGACTGATGAGGCAGAAGAGGAGAAGAGAATTATGACTGTGGCAGTAAATAGTGAAGAGAGAAAAGAAATGAGAAGAAGTTCGAGTTTACTGAGGTTAAATTATGAGGGAGTTATTGATGCATGGGCTAGCCAGGGCTCACCATGGACTTCAGGAAGTAGACCACAAGTCAATCCTGATGATTGCTGGCCTCATTGCTTG GGTACATGCACTAAAGATGGACATCATTATCACCCAAATGGAGGCATGGGAGGGCACACAGGAGGAGGAAATAATAGAGCAAGAGAAGAAAGAGTTCTAAGGTACAAAGAAAAGCGAAGAAACCGATTATTTTCGAAGAAGATAAGGTACGAGGTGAGGAAATTGAACGCAGAAAAAAGACCTAGAATGAAAGGGAGATTTGTTAAGAGGACATCCTTCATGGCAAATGTTTTTCCTTACATTAACAAATAA